The Methanocalculus alkaliphilus genome segment GTCGCGGTGGGCCCTCTCTTCCTTCCATGATTTTTATGTATATCATCAGATATCTGATCTACTACCCCGCTTCTCTCATCTTCATGGCTGTCTATGGGAAGCGGTGCACACCCCGGCATCGGGGCCTGCTTCATTCACTTCCGGGCATAACCATCATGTCGGTTCTCATCGGCCTCTTCCTCCTCGCATCTGCAGGCTACTGTGGGATCTCCCCAAATGAGCAGATCCTCCTCTTTACTCTGGCATTCTTTTGTGGTGCCCTCATCCACCTAACCGCAGATACCTGTACATTTTCCGGGATCGGATGGCTCTTCCCCCTCTCCCGGAGGCGACTGTCAGGTACGATCAGAACCGGGGATCGGGATGATATCCGCCCCCTCCTCTACCTCTGCACACTCGGCCTTGCAGGTCTCTTCATCCTCTTCCTCCCGGCATACGGGGTCGTGGCGGATGACCTCTATCCGTATTCAGGGGCTGTTCTTCTTCCACTTCTCTGGCTCCTCTTCTTCGTATCGGCAGGTGTCCGGTGAATCCCTTCCCCTTATTATCCATCGGATCAC includes the following:
- a CDS encoding metal-dependent hydrolase codes for the protein MKGSEHLGLSLLSGGLLFVPLLPPSPVTYIILFSGLLTGSLAPDADVRRSAQHGRGGPSLPSMIFMYIIRYLIYYPASLIFMAVYGKRCTPRHRGLLHSLPGITIMSVLIGLFLLASAGYCGISPNEQILLFTLAFFCGALIHLTADTCTFSGIGWLFPLSRRRLSGTIRTGDRDDIRPLLYLCTLGLAGLFILFLPAYGVVADDLYPYSGAVLLPLLWLLFFVSAGVR